The following is a genomic window from Aliidongia dinghuensis.
ACCCACAGCAGCGACGAGACGGTGGCAAACACCATGCCGAGCGCATCGGCCCGAAACGCGAAATCGATCCCCGGCAGAATCTCGAACAGGCGCAAATCGACCGTCCCGCCGGCCAACACTGTGGGCGCCATCGAGGCGACAATTGCGAACGTGGCAAGAGCCGCCAACGGCGAGACCACATCGCGAAGCGTCTCGCGATGGTTCAGAAGCAGAACCGCGACGGCCGCCAGACCAGCTACCGCGACAGCGAGCAGGGGCCGGATCGACATCACCGGGTCCAATTCGCTATCCTTTCATCAGGGTCACGTCGTCGACCTTGAGGGTGGATTTGTTCCTCACGAGGGCGACCAGGATACCGAGGGCGATGGCAACTTCCGCCGCGGTGATCGCGATGACGAAGATCGCGAAGATCTGTCCGCGCAGGTCGTCGTAGTAACGCCCGAAAGCGATGAAATTGATGTTGACCGAGTTGAGCAGTAGCTCCAGCGACATCAGCACGACCAGGATGTTGCGCCTGAGCAGCACACCCGCCGCTCCGATCACGAATAGGACCGCTCCGAGCACGATCTGCCACCAGAGCGGTACCATCACTTAGGCTCCTTCCGTGCCAGCACGATGGCGCCGACCAGGGCCGCCAGCAGAATGACGGAGGCGACTTCAAACGGCAGAAGATAGTCGGCGAACAGCGTCGTGCTGAGCTGCCTGATGTCGCCGGCGGTGCGCGTGGCAACGGGTTCCGTGACCGAAAAGCGGTCGCTCGAGAGCACCAGCACAAGCATCTCGCCCCCTAGCAGGACGAGCAGCACCAGAGCCGGCAGGTTACCGCCCGGCAAGAACCGCTGAAACACCGCTTCGCGCACGTCGATCATCATGATCACGAATAGGAACAAGACCATGATCGCGCCGACATAGACGAAGATCTGGATGACCGCGAGGAACGGCGCCTCGAGCAGGACGAAGATTCCCGAGATCGGCAGGAAACACGCCATCAGCGCCAATGCGCTGTGGACCGGATTCCGCGCCAGGACCACGGTCAGCGCCGTGATCACGGAGGCCGCTGCGAACAGAAGGAAGAACCCCTGATCCATCGACACGACCCTCCGACGCGAAAGGTCCCACGGAGCGACGCGGCCGAGCGTGGCGTAGCCGCGCAGCTGGGTTGAAAATTGTGCCCCAGTCTCGGTTTTCTCTCAAGATTGTCGTGGCTTGCGGTTTAAGGTCTGATGGGCGCCTTATGAGACACTCGAGCCGGCCCCAACTGAGGGCCAGGCCGAAATTCCGACCACGACCTTTGTTCCGGCGATCTACGGTGCGGACCCTGGGCATGTGATGGATCATCGACATTCTGACGAGCGCGGCGCGGCAATCGCGAGAGAGCGCTGGAGCAGCATGCGCTGCTCGACGGGGCCTAGCGTGCCGATCTGGCCGGCCATGGGTATCGGGACGTCGCCGCCGTTGAGCGAGGGGCGATGCTACTGGCGGACGGGAAGATCCCGCTCATGGGCGTGGAGGCGATCGACCAGCCTGGCCAGTGCCAGCCCGTCGTGATCGAGCGAAAGGCCCCGCATAGCGCGAGCCCCGCGAGGCGACGGAACGTGCTCCGGACCGAGGTCGCGAGCTCAATGGGCAGGCGCTGCGCGGTGCGGTTCACGACCGGGCTGCGGAATTTGAGATCCGCGCCGCTCGCGGACTCCGCCAGTGTCATCCCCCCTCGATGCGGGTCACCCTAGCTGCGCCCGATCGCCATGACGACCCTCGCGGCAATCCTGACGCTCATGTCGCTTGCGCTCAGGTTTGATGAGGGTTCGGCCATACAGCAACCCCTCCGCGGTCGCGATCATCGCCGGCCTCGTCCTGCAGTTTCCATTGGCGCTGCTGGTGATGCTAGCGCCGATCGGGTTGGCCGGCCGGGTCGGCACGGCGAAGCCGCAAGCGGCTTGACGCAACCGGCGTCACATTACCGATCGCCAATCCGCCGGTCACACTGCGGCAATGTGTCATGGGGCATACTCCAGCACCGCTTGCAGGCGGCCAGGGGTGAATGCTTTGGGGCACAGGATTTGATCGAACTCGCGGCGCTGCCGGATTACTACAACGACGACTATGTCCTGCTGTCCGACATCATGACGCCGGCGGAGAAGACCCAGGCGGAAGTCGCCTATATCAGCCGCATGCTTCAGGTCGGGCTCGGCACCAGAATCCTCGACCTCGGTTGCGGGTACGGCCGCATTGCTCATGAGCTTGCGCTGGCCGGCGCGGTCGTCACGGGCATCGACCTCGTGCCAGCGATGATCGAGAAGGCGCGCAGCCGGGCCGAGCGGGACGGCCTGTCGATCGACTATCGGATCGGAGACATGGTCCGGCTCGTCGGCCTGAGCGGCTTCGATGCCGCCATCATGTGGTTCTTCTCGTTCGGCTACGGCGACGACCGCAACCACGCGAAAATCCTGAAAGCGGCATGCGGCGCGCTCAAGAAGGGCGGCTTTCTGCTGTTGGACCAATACAATACCCATGTGCTGGCGGCCGAGAACCATCCGAGCCTCGTGGATCGGGGCGAGAGCCTTGTCATCCACAAACCGGTCCCCGATCTCGAAGCTGGCCGCTGGGGCGTGGAGCGCGTCGTCGTCAAGGATGGGACCATCCATCGGTCGCGATTCTCCTGCCGCTGCTACACGCCGCCGGAGCTTCGGGCCATGTGCCTGGCCGCGGGGTTCCGAGACGTCCGGTTCGTGAGCGAAGAGTCGAATGAATACCTGCCAGCGAGCCGCAAGCTCGTCGCGATCGCGCTGAAATGAGGGCCTGACCGGTCGCCGGCCAACATTCATTTTTGGTCATCTTCCCGGCTTCTCGCCCGAACTTAACGCAGCCGTCAAATCCCAGCGGCAAAATGGTTGCTGACCCGGCTCAATCTGACCGATCCGGGCTCCATGATTTTGACGCCATGGGGCGACCTTCTGCTCGACGATCAGGGCGACGGGGGAAGAACAAGCCTCGTGACGCTCGGCGTTCGCAAACTCGGAGCTGGAAGCGGAACGGCCGCTTTCGCGAAGAGTGCTGCTGCGGCTAAGCGACCATGATGGGCGCGAAGCCGCCATGGTCCCCCGAACGACGAACGTCAGGACAGCACCACTCAAGGTGCTGAAGGAAGGGCAATGCCGTCAACAATGCCGCTGGGCCGACTTGTTGCAGGCCCGGCACCCGAACGCGGTTCTGTCCGGAGCTGCCGGGCGGCGCCGGCCGCATCGGCGCGCATTCCCGATTTGTCTCCTAAACGTGGTTTTCTGCCCGCTCTACGGCGTCACCCCTACCCATGCGATCGCACGTGCCGATTCTCCGGCCGCGTCAGCCCCAGATGGTCGCGCAGCGTCGAGCCCGTGTAGTCGGTGCGGAACAGCCCGCGTTCCTGCAGGATCGGCACGACCAGGTCGACGAAATCGTCGAGCCCGCCCGGGAAATAGGGCGGCATGATGTTGAAGCCGTCGGCGGCACCGCCGACGAACCAGGCCTCGAGCTGGTCGGCAATCCGCTCGGGCGTGCCGCGCACCATCCAATGGCCGCGCGCGCTCGCCACGATCGCGACCAGCTCGCCCAAGGTCAGGTTTTCGCGCCGCGCCAGATCCGCCAGCAGCTTCGACCGGCTCCGGAGCTGGTCCGACAGGGGCAGCTCGGGCACCGGCCCGTCCATCGGATAGCCCGAGATATCGTGGCCGAGCCGTTCCGAGACGAGTGCCAGCGAGGCTGCCGGATCGGCCCAGCTCTGCAGCAGCTTGAGCTTGTCGAGCGCCTCCTGCTCGGTCCGGCCGATGACCGGGAACACGCCCGGCATGACATGAAGCTGGTCCGACCGCCGGCCATAGCGTGGCAGGCGCGCCTTGAGCCCGTCGTAGAACGCCTTCGCCTCCTCGAGGTCCGCCTGGGCCGTGAACACCACGTCGGCGGTCTCGGCCGCGAGCTCCTGGCCGGGATCGGACGAGCCGGCCTGGATGATGATCGGATGGCCCTGCGGCGGGCGCGAGCTGTTGAGCGGGCCCTTGACCGAGAAATACTTGCCCTCGTGCTCGAGCAGATGGAGCTTGCTCGGGTCGAAATAGGCGCCGGTCGACTTGTCCATGACGAAGGCGCCGTCCTCCCAGCTGTCCCACAGTCCCTTGGCGATCTCGACGAACTCGCGGGCGATGGCATAGCGCTCGTCGTGCTCCGGATGGGCGCCGCGCGAGAAGTTCGCCGCCGACCGGGCATAGGAAGTCGTGACCACGTTCCAGCCGGCCCGGCCCTGGCTCAGATGGTCGAGCGAGGAGAAGGCGCGCGCGACATGGAACGGCTCGCCATAGGTTGTCGACACGGTCGCGGCGAGGCCGATGCGGCTGGTGCTCATGGCGAGGGCCGCGAGCAGCGTCATCGGCTCGAACCGGGCGACCATCGAAGGGTGCGCGTCCTTCCCCGTGGTGAGCCCGTCGGCCAGGAAGAACAGGTCGAACTTGCCGCGCTCGGCCGTCGCGGCGATGCGCTTAATGAGATCGAGATTCTCGCTGCCGGCTTCGGCGTCCGGCAGCCGCCAGCCGGCCACGTGGTGCCCGGCCGCCTGGACGAAGACGCCGAGATGCATTTGCCGCTTGGGTTCGGTCATGGATCGCTTCGCTTTCTCAGAGGGAAGGCACGGTGTTCAGCAGGGAGATCAACGTCCGGAGATCGTCCGTTGACCGCATGGTCCGCACCAGGTCGGGCAGCCGCTCGAGTGCCGGATCGCCGCCAACCGCATCGCGGAACTTGGCCCGCAGGTCCTGCGCGCCCCGGATCGAGGCGACCCGACGCACGCGGCGCGTGCCGTCGGTGAGATCGATCTCGACCACGCTGAAGCGGGTCGCGGGATCGTTCGACATGCGCGGCGCCGTCTCGTCGTGCCGGCGCTCGACCCGCGCAAGAAGCGCCTGGACATCGGG
Proteins encoded in this region:
- a CDS encoding class I SAM-dependent methyltransferase; translated protein: MTTLAAILTLMSLALRFDEGSAIQQPLRGRDHRRPRPAVSIGAAGDASADRVGRPGRHGEAASGLTQPASHYRSPIRRSHCGNVSWGILQHRLQAARGECFGAQDLIELAALPDYYNDDYVLLSDIMTPAEKTQAEVAYISRMLQVGLGTRILDLGCGYGRIAHELALAGAVVTGIDLVPAMIEKARSRAERDGLSIDYRIGDMVRLVGLSGFDAAIMWFFSFGYGDDRNHAKILKAACGALKKGGFLLLDQYNTHVLAAENHPSLVDRGESLVIHKPVPDLEAGRWGVERVVVKDGTIHRSRFSCRCYTPPELRAMCLAAGFRDVRFVSEESNEYLPASRKLVAIALK
- the nuoK gene encoding NADH-quinone oxidoreductase subunit NuoK, producing MVPLWWQIVLGAVLFVIGAAGVLLRRNILVVLMSLELLLNSVNINFIAFGRYYDDLRGQIFAIFVIAITAAEVAIALGILVALVRNKSTLKVDDVTLMKG
- a CDS encoding NADH-quinone oxidoreductase subunit J family protein, with the translated sequence MDQGFFLLFAAASVITALTVVLARNPVHSALALMACFLPISGIFVLLEAPFLAVIQIFVYVGAIMVLFLFVIMMIDVREAVFQRFLPGGNLPALVLLVLLGGEMLVLVLSSDRFSVTEPVATRTAGDIRQLSTTLFADYLLPFEVASVILLAALVGAIVLARKEPK
- a CDS encoding LLM class flavin-dependent oxidoreductase; the protein is MTEPKRQMHLGVFVQAAGHHVAGWRLPDAEAGSENLDLIKRIAATAERGKFDLFFLADGLTTGKDAHPSMVARFEPMTLLAALAMSTSRIGLAATVSTTYGEPFHVARAFSSLDHLSQGRAGWNVVTTSYARSAANFSRGAHPEHDERYAIAREFVEIAKGLWDSWEDGAFVMDKSTGAYFDPSKLHLLEHEGKYFSVKGPLNSSRPPQGHPIIIQAGSSDPGQELAAETADVVFTAQADLEEAKAFYDGLKARLPRYGRRSDQLHVMPGVFPVIGRTEQEALDKLKLLQSWADPAASLALVSERLGHDISGYPMDGPVPELPLSDQLRSRSKLLADLARRENLTLGELVAIVASARGHWMVRGTPERIADQLEAWFVGGAADGFNIMPPYFPGGLDDFVDLVVPILQERGLFRTDYTGSTLRDHLGLTRPENRHVRSHG